GAAAAAAAGAGTTTTTTTAAACGACTGCTGGGAGGCCGCTGAGATGTCCATGATTGCTGGCTTAATCAACTACCTACGCGGCAACGAAAAAAAAACTGCCGTCGTCGCTAAAGAACGTTTACAGATCATTCTCGCTCACGAACGTGCCGGAAGAGGTGCTTCCACTCCAGACTATCTACCTGCACTTCAAGAAGAGCTGATGGTTGTGATTGCAAAATATATTCATATCGATCGTGAATCTATCAATGTTCAATTAGAGAAGCACGGCGAATATGACGTACTTGAACTTAACATTACATTGCCGGACAAAATGCGCAACAACCGATGAGTATGCTCCCGGAGTTTACACTGGGGACAGCGCCTTGATATAAAGGGTTAGTGCTGGGAGAACGAAGGGCTACGTGTTTACTTTACAGCCTTGATCCACTCAATAGCCTGGACTCGAGCAATCGGGA
This genomic interval from Candidatus Nitrotoga sp. AM1P contains the following:
- the minE gene encoding cell division topological specificity factor MinE, producing MIAGLINYLRGNEKKTAVVAKERLQIILAHERAGRGASTPDYLPALQEELMVVIAKYIHIDRESINVQLEKHGEYDVLELNITLPDKMRNNR